The Methylophilus sp. TWE2 region ATCTTTTTTTAACAGGCGCATTACCAGCTTGCATAGCATTTATTCATATGTGTTTTGTTTATTTTTAAATGATAACAATTATCATTTACTTTATCAATAAGAAATAACCCTTCACGGTGAGTAAAGAATGGTTAATGTCCGAACTGGCACTTTTAGGGAATCACAGCATGAAACAAAGACTTAGGCAGGATGGTTTGGCAACCACCCTCGGGAGAATCAAGAGGAATGACAAGAGGAAACAGAATACCCGCTTGTGCGAGTATTCTGCGATAGCGCTCAATTATGGTTGAGGCAAGGTTTGTTTGAAGCTGGGGCGTTTGACGAGCACACCATAGTGTTTGGCCAGGTTGGGAAACTTTTCCTGCCAGTATTTACCTTCCCACTTTGCATTTTTAAAACGCAAATCGATATAACCAAGCGTGGTTCCCAAAGCAATATCTGCCAGGCTAAAAGTCTCGTTGACACACCATTTCTTTTTAAGCAGATCCTCATCCAACGCAGTCAAGCCAGCAGTCACTTTGGCAAACTGCTTCTCAATCCAGGCGGCAGATTGTTGTGCATCGGGTTTACGCTGTTCCAGCATCACAGCCACAGCTGCGTCACAGATCCCATCCGCCAATGCTTCCCAGCGACGAACTTTGATCTTGGCCGAATGGTCTTGCGGAATCAGGTGAGCCACTGGTGTGCGATGATCCAGATACTCAACAATCACACGCGAATCATACAAGGCCTCGCCATCATCCAGCACCAGCACAGGGACTTTACCCAATGGATTATGTTGGCTGACTGGACAATCCGGTGCGGACAATACCACCTCGGTTAACGTGAGGTCGACATGTTTCTCGATGGCGACAATGCGCACCTTGCGCGCATATGGACTGTTTACCGTATATAAAAGCTGCATAGTGTGATGTGAGCCAAAAGGTTAAATACTTGTTCAAAAAAATACCCCATGACGAAAATCGCATGTCCAAACATAGCGGGTCTTGGGGTTCTTTTTATTATAATAGCTTTTGGCATGGGCTTAGAATGGTCACATGCATAATTTTTGAACTTGCAGACACCAAATGACCCACTCCATGCCTGATCAGCCATTCCCGCCCTACATAAACGACTCCCTCATCGCCGAACAAGTCCGTGCAGCGCTGGCAGAAGACATGGGTAATGGTGACTTAACGGCAGCACTGATTCCGGTCGGCACACAAGCAACCGCGAGCATCATTAGCCGTGAGCAAGCCATCATTTGTGGCTGTGCCTGGGTCGAGCAATGCTTCAAACAACTGGATCCAACCATTCAATTAACTTGGCTGGTCAAGGAGGGGGACCGCGTAGAAGCGAACCAGGCACTCGTCAACATTCAGGGGAATGCCCGCGCCATGCTAAGCGCAGAGCGGCCTGCACTCAATTTCCTGCAAACCCTGTCTGCCGTATCCACCCACACTCGCCGTTATGTGGATGCGATTGCTGGACTACCCACACAGATTTTAGATACGCGCAAAACGTTACCTGGACTTCGCCTGGCACAAAAATACGCTGTACTGACAGGAGGCGGGGCAAATCAGAGGCTGGCTTTATACGATGGCATTCTCATCAAGGAAAACCACATCGCTGCGGCAGGGTCGATTGCAGCTGTGTTGGCAGCCGCCTTTGCCATGGGTAGCACAAGCAATATTCAGATTGAAGTCGAGAACCTGGATGAACTTCAACAAGCGCTGGGTGCAGGCGCAACCAGTATCCTGCTGGACAACTTCACGCTGGAAGACCTGCGGCAAGCTGTGGCGATCAACCAGAAACGCGCTTTGCTAGAAGCATCAGGCAATGTGGATTTAACGACGGTGCGGGCAATTGCCGAAACAGGCGTGGATAGGATATCCATTGGGGCACTGACTAAGCATATTCAGGCGGTGGATTTAAGTATGCGGATTCAGATGAAGTTGTAGATTATTTAAAATCGCCCATCAACTGTAAAGGCTAATGTTCTTATCTGACATTTGGTTTCGCCTATAGACGAGTTACTTTCTGTTGCTTGCCCCACAGAAAGTAATCAAATAGGAGGGCACCCAGCCATCACCGCCTTCGGCTCCCTTGATTTCATTACTCGTCAGTCGCGGTTGCAGAACTCAACCTGGCAACTTACACAAAACCTAAGCTGCTGCGAGATTCAAACAAGCTGCAACCTTATTCCGCCTGCCAAGCAATGAAATCAAGCGTGATGGGATGGGATTTATCTCGCCAAACGAGCATTGCAGAAGTTTGTAATAGTTAAAAACCCAGTTCTTTTCTTTTAATCCACTACCAGTGGCGCTCACGGGGTTTTCGGGCCCCTATCTGCCGCGCCGAGTAGCGCAGGCAAAACAAGATCAAAGGGAGCGACTGTTCGAGTCCCGCAGCAGCTCACGCATTTTGTGAGCTGCCAGGTCGAGTTTCGTGACCTCTTGTTTTGGTGAGCAACGCAGGGAACAAGCGGAAGCTAGGGTGTCTTGTTCTTTGCCTTCTTTCTTATGGACAAGCATAAGAAAGAATGGTCGCCTAAAGGCGAAATAAAACTCACCCTACCGGGCCGAAGAGTACTCTTGCTCCGAATACGCAGTCATTCAAAAGTGACCATTTCTGCCACATTTCTATGGCATGGTTCTTGCACCATAAGCTGGTACCCCAGCCCTTATGTGTCATGAATAGTCCAGCCCCTTTTTCAATACCCAAATCTTTAGACAGCCTGCGCTTGGGCGATTTATTGCGCATGCTGGTATCAGATGGCCGCATTGACAAGGCATGGGCAGAAAAGCTGCATCAGGACCGCAAGCGCGATAGCTCTAAAGTACACCCGATTATCATTGTGGCCGAGCAAAAGTGGCCTGACCAACGACAATCTTCACAATTACTCACGGTAGATAGCCTCAGCCGATATGTCGCCGACAAGGCTAAAGTCGCTTACTACCAGATTGATCCGCTGAAATTAGATTTCAGCGCTGCAGCACAAATCGTCTCCCAGGCGTATGCTGAGCGGTTGCGCATCATGCCGATAACTGTGAAAGACGGTGTTGCCACCATTGCCACTGCCGATCCTTTCCATCAGGAATGGCTGCATGACCTGGAGCGCATGCTCAAATTGCGCATAGAAGTAGTCATGGTCAATCCGCTGGATTTACAGCGCTATTTGCCCGAGGTATACCAGCTTTCGGCCGCCATTCAGTCGGCTAATGCTGCCAAGGCTGGCCAGATTGTTGGTGTACAAAACTTTGAACAATTAATTGAGCTGGGCAAAGACCGCCAGCTGGATGCCAATGAACAGCATGTCGTGAACATCGTTGACTGGTTGTTTAAATATGCGTTTGAGCAACGTGCCAGTGATATTCACCTGGAGCCCCGCCGTCAGATGGGACTGATGCGTTTCCGTATTGACGGCGTGTTGCACCAGGTTTACCAGTTACCCAGCAACATCATGAACGCCATTACCAGCCGCATCAAGCTACTGGGCCGCATGGACATGGTAGAGAAGCGCCGTCCGCAGGATGGCCGCGTCAAAACCGTCGGGACTGATGGCAAGGAAATCGAACTGCGCTTATCGACCATGCCAACCGCCTTTGGTGAAAAGCTGGTCATGCGGATTTTCAAACCAGATATCCTGGTGCAAGATTTCCAGTTACTTGGTTTTTCCAAACGCCAAAGCGAGCAATGGGCTCAATGGACGCATCAGCCCAACGGCATCATTCTGGTCACGGGGCCCACAGGTTCGGGTAAAACCACCACCTTGTACACCACACTCAAGCAACTGGCTACCGATGAAGTGAATGTCTGTACGGTGGAAGACCCGATTGAGATGATAGAACCCGCATTCAACCAGATGCAGGTGACGCAGAACATCGGGCTAGGCTTTGCGGAAGGCATACGCACGCTGATGCGGCAAGACCCGGACATTATCATGGTGGGCGAAATCCGCGATCAGGAAACCGCAGATATGGCGATACAGGCGGCATTGACCGGGCACCTGGTGCTTTCCACACTGCATACCAATGACGCACCTTCAGCCGTGACACGCTTACTGGACCTGGGTGTACCTGCCTACCTGATCCACTCGAGCCTGCTGGGTATTATGGCGCAACGCCTGGTACGCACTTTGTGTCCACACTGCAAAACGGAGGACGAGATTTCAGACGAGCAATGGGCCAGCGTGACACAGCCGTTTAAAGCTAAAAAACCAGCAAAAACCATGAAAGCAGTTGGCTGCAAGGAATGCCGCCAGACCGGGTATCGCGGCCGGACGGGCATTTATGAAATGCTGACGCTCACGCCCGCGCTACGCAAACTGATCACGCCCGAAACGGATTTACTGCAGTTACGCCAAGCTGCGACACAAGCTGGCATGCAACCTTTGATGCTGAATGGGGCAGAGAAGATTGCGGCCGGGTTGACCACGGTAGAAGAAGTTCTTAAAGTGGCGCCGCCAATTGAGATGGACTAACCTGCAAAAGACCTGCGTTTATTGATAGCGCAAGGCCTCTATGGGATTTAAACGTGCGGCTTTCTTAGCCGGATAAAAGCCGAAAAAGACACCAATACTTGCCGCCACGCTAAACGCGATCAAGACGGAGGCACTCGAGATAATCACTTCAGCCTGGGTGAACACGCTGACCAATATCGCGCCGCTGACGCCGATCACAATCCCAATCAGGCAACCGACGATCGAAATCATGATGGCCTCCAGCAGAAACTGCATGAGAATATCGCGCTCACGGGCGCCTATGGCCATGCGGATACCGATTTCGCGCGTTCGCTCGGTCACCGACACCAGCATGATATTCATAATGCCGATGCCACCTACGAGCAAAGATACCGATGCGATTGCGCCTAACAGTAAAGACATAGTACGCGCGGTTTCAGCGGCAGAATTGGCAATCGCTGTCAGGTTGCGCACAGAAAAATCACTGTCAGCGCCCTCGCGGATATTGTGTCGCTGATTCAATAAACTGTTCAGCGCGTCTTCAACCATGCCCATCATATTATCCGACTCAGCCTGCACCATAATCTGTCGCACCGTACCTGGCAACTGGTTACCAAACAGTTTGCGCTGCGCGGTGGTCAGCGGCACGATGATGGTGTCATCCTGATCGCGGCCATCCAGCGTTTGCCCTTTGCTATCAAGCACGCCCAGCACCACAAAAGGACGCTGGTTGATGCGGATGGTTTTACCAACCGGATCAACGTCCTCTTCACCAAACAGGTTTTGCACGACGGTTTTACCAAGCAAAGCCACGCGTGTGGCAGAGCGTGTATCTGAGGATGAAAACGGATAGCCGGCAAACAAGCTCCAGCCACGGATATCCATGTATTCTGGTGTGGTACCGATAATATCGGTATTCCAGTTATTGCTGGCGTAAACCACTTGGCCTTTGCCCATGGTCACGGGAGCGACACCGACCACGCCATAGAGCTCGCTCATGGCATTGGCATCACGCACATTCAGTGAAGGTGCGTTACCGGTAGCAGTGCGCGCGCCGCCCATTCTGGGCGGGCCAGAGAGTACGACAAACAAATGACTGCCCATGGCACTAATAGAGCGTTTGACCGAAGCCTCAGCGCCTTGACCAATCGCCATCATCAATACCACGGCACTCACACCAATGACCATGCCCAGCATGGTTAGAAACGTGCGTAAGCGGTTGGCACCCATGGCGTGCCAGGCTTCTCCCAACATGGCGCTAAACATTGGCGTTATCCGCACTTAAGGCCCTAGCCCCGGTGTCCTGCACAATCTTGCCGTCCAGGAAACGCACTTGCCGTTTGGCATGCTCGGCAATATCGGTTTCATGCGTGACCAGCACAATGGTAATGCCTTCCTGATTCAGGCCATCAAAAATGGCCATGATCTCTTCACTGGTGGTGCTATCAAGGTTACCGGTGGGCTCATCCGCCAAAATCAGCCGCGGCTGGTTGACCAATGCACGTGCAATCGCCACCCGCTGTTGTTGCCCGCCAGAAATCTGGTTGGGATGCGAGTGCATATGCTTGCTCAATCCTACCTTTTCCAGCAGCACGCGGGCACGCGCATGCCGCTCCTCGTTGCTGACGCCAGCATAAACCAAAGGCAAGGCAACATTATCCAGCAGGCTGGCACGCGCCAGCAGGTTAAATCCCTGAAACACAAAGCCTATGGTCTGGTTGCGCACTTTAGCCACCTGGTCCGCACTCATGGTGGCCACGGCATAGCCATCCAGCACATAGCTACCTGCGCTGGGCATATCCAGGCAGCCCAAAATATTCATAAAGGTAGATTTACCGGAGCCAGAAGGCCCCATGATGGCGACGTAATCTCCCGTCAGCACCTGAAAATTGACGCCTTTTAATACGGGAAAGTCGCCAGCAGCGGTCTGGTAGGCTTTGTACAGATGATTGACGGAGATGACGGCCTGCTGCATAGGCTAGAACATTCTCGGTCCGCGCGGGCCGTTATTATTCCCCGGCCCTTTGTTGGGCGCAGCATTGTCACTTTGTAATTCACCCACAATCACCTTATCGCCCGCGGCCAGGCCTTCACCCGTCACCGCGGTGGAGCGGCCATCGGTGATACCGGCATGCACGCGCACCATGACCGGCTGCCCAGCCCTCAATACATAAATCTTGCCCATCGCATTGCCTGCGGAAGGCGCGTGCCCCTCCCCTTTCGCGCCGCGCTTGCGCCAGCCCCGTTTACCATCGCCACCCTCTTCGGCCGGCGCATGTGTGTTTTTGGCAGTCGCTTCTGCCTTGGGCTTGTACCGCAAGGCCGCATTAGGCACCAGCAAAGCATGACGCGCACGGTCGACAATGATATTGACGTAAGCAGTCATGCCTGGCAACAAGGTCAGGTCCTGGTTATCCACCGATACCACCACGTTATAAGTCACCACATTAGAGGTATTGGTTGAGTTCAAGCGCAGCTGTTTGACCACACCTTCAAAACTGCGGTCAGGAAAAGCATCGACATTAAAATTGACCTTTTGCCCCTCTTTGATTTTGCCGATATCGGCTTCTGCAAAGCTGGTGTCTATCTGCATTTTTGCAAGGTCTTGTGCAATCTGGATCAGCGTCGGGGTCTGAAAACTGGCTGCCACCGTCTGGCCGACATCGACCACGCGATTCACCACCACGCCGGACACAGGAGATCGGATAATACTCAAATTGAGGTTGGTCACATCACGCGCCAGCGCGCCTTTGGCGGTTTCCAGCTGCGCCCTGGCGGATTTCAATACCTGCACGGCCGTATCCAGCTCCTGTCTGGAAACATACTCTTGTGCATATAACTGCCGCATCCGTTTTTCATTGGCAATCGCCAACTCCACCGCTGCTTCGTTATTTCTCACATTGCCCTGTGACTGGGCAATCTGCGCATTAAACAAACGGCTATCCAGCTCTAGCAGCACCTGGTCTTTTTTAACCACGTCATTAAAGTCGACATACATTTTGCGCACAATGCCAGAGACCTGCGTACCCACGCTGATCAGGCTGACCGGGTTCAGTGTCCCGTTGGCAGACACCGTTTGCTCGATATGCCCCTGGGTCACTTCATCCAACCGGTAAAGGTCTTCAGGTTTGGCCTGATGCGTCTGCTTGTAATACCAGTAGCCTGCCGCCACCAGGGCCATTAGCACACCTAAAATAAATAGAGATTTAATCCGCTTCATAAGTATCCATTGATTGAGCAGGCGCCGTGGCGCTGGGTAAATCAGGAGAAACCGCACCGGGTAATGACTGGATCATGGCATGGTCAAGCACACCGATGGCTTGTGCCAGGGTCGCCCGCGCGATATTCGCATTCAGGCTGGCCTGTATGTTTTGCTGTCGCGCGCTTGCCAGTGCACTTTGGGCATTGAGCGTATCAATAATATTACCTACCCCTGCGGTATAGCGGCCAAAAGCCACCCGGTAAGACTGTTCGGCACTTTCGAGCAGGGTTTGGCTGGCAGTCACCGACTGCAAGGCAGTGCGCAGGTTCTGGTAAGCGCTCCACACATCCAGTGAAATTTGCAAACGCAGACTATCGCGCTGTGCCAGCCGCAAGTCAGCACTCGCTTCCGCGGCACGGATACGATAAGTAGGCGCATACCCGGCAAAAATAGGAATGGAAACCGTAAAACCCAGCGTGGTGGCGCTATTGGCGGCATACTGCGAACCATCCTGAAGATTATTGGAGACACCCACGCTGATGGTGGGCTTACTCGCCGCCTTGCTGGCAGCGATGCTGGCTTCTGCCGCCCGCACCTGCGCCTCGCTGGCCAATAAATCAGGGCGACGCTGGCCCGCTTGTTCTATCAGCGTACTCACATCATCAAGGATACCGGGTGGTGTCTCATTGGCACTTTTAGCCAAGGTCATTGAGCGGTTAGCAGGCCAACCCATCAGGTTGGCAAGGTTGCCATAAGCAATGCGGACGTTTCCCTCAATCGTAATGCGTTGCAATGTTAATTGGGCAAAGGCCGTTTGCGCCTGCAACTTATCCGCAGGCGTTGCCACACCGGCCTGGTAACGCGCATTGGCTGCTTTGAAGCTTTCTTCAGCAGCCCGCTCGGCCTGTTGCGTAGCAGAAAGCGCAGCGATATTGGCCTGCACCTGGTAATAAGCGGCAATGGTATTGAGCAATATACTTTGTACCACACTGCTTTGCGTGGCACTGGCAGCCAGCAATAACTGACGTGCACTTTCGATATTAGCTTTGCGGTTACCAAAGTCATACAGCAAGTAGCTCGCCACCAGGCTGTTTGAAAGATTGAGGTTAGGATTGCCGCGCGTGGCCGATTCAGGATTCAGTACGCCCATGTTGCTGGAGACGCTGTCGGTGACCGTCGGCAAATAGGCTGACTTGGCCAAACCTAACTGCGCCGCTTGCACGCGGGCATTAGCCCACATTTCATGCGTTTGCGGGTTATGGCATAAGCTGAGATTCGCCACATCGGCCAGTGTCAGTGGCTGCTGCCAATTTGGCTCACCACAACCAGTGTCACTGCCTAAATATTGGGCAGGGATTTTGGGCAAGGTTTGCACTTGCGTGTCCAGCGGGTCACCATCGTCATAAAACAGTGATTCCTGTGCCTCAAGTGACACACAAGAGCAAAGCATCATTAAGCACACACACTTGCGCATGCCACTCCACTTAATCCACAAAACAGCACAACCTCATAGAAATACGTCGTTTTATCATCGCGTTGCCATGTTAAATGATGCGTGAGCGCGACTAAATAGATGGATACATTTTGATACTTTTAAGGAAGGATGAGTGAACGGACGTAGATAGATAATAAACGCCCGCTAGTAGCGGCATTTAATCCGCTGTGGATTTTATAGGGTGCACGCGCCCATGTATCATTTGTGACAATAAATGCTGGCCAGACAAACGCGATACAACAATCACTGCCAGCACATGAACAACAATAAGCGCCAGCAAACCCAAGCTAAGCGCAGCATGCAACTCAACTGGCCAATCCTCGCCCCACAAGGCATCGGTACGACTCAACCAGCCGGTCAGCGCCAGTGCTGCGATGAATAGCCAGATCAGATAAACCGCCCATTGCCCTAGCGGATTATGTCCCCGATGCGCGGGAACATGCCCTTGCCGCAGTTGAATCAAATGCGCACGGAGGGCACGCCAGCCAGACACATGAAACCGTGCGCTATTCAGGTGGGTCAGGTAACCACCTAGAAGCCGCCCCGCCACCAGCACCAGCACAACATAACCGACTGCGCGGTGCAGCCAATCGGTTTCATACCAGACATAACTCATCAGCCACAGCGCAATAACACCAGCGGCCACCAGCCAGTGAGTTAACCGCACCCACCAGGGCCACAATAGCTCTCCGCGTGCAGACATGTGGCTGGCTAGTCTTTCAACCCGATGGCTTTGACGATCGCCAGGGTTTTCATATCAAAGTAAATCTCGACTTTTTTGCCTTCTTTGCTACGGCCATAAATCTCGTAACAATTACCGTCAATTTTAAATTTTTTGATGGTATAGCCTTCAGCTTCAAGCGCTTCTTTCAGCGTATCTTCTGAAGCCCACTCCTCTTTGGGATAAGACTTGCAATCGGCTGCCGCAAATACGGCTTGTGAGCTTAACAAGCCCAGGGCTAACAACACTGTAAAAGTCATTTTTTTCATCTGTATTTCCTTTTGTTATGCATACAATTCGACCTGGCGTATCTCAGCCAGGGTAGACACACCTGTTAGCGCCATGGTCATTTCAAGTTCGTCACGCAAATAGCGAATGACTTTCGCCACGCCCATTGCACCTTCAGCCGCTAATCCCCAGACATAAGGACGGCCCACACAAACGGCATCTGCACCCATGGCCAACGCCTTGAAGATATCCTGCCCTGAACGGATACCGCTATCGACCAGGATTTTGCATTGCCCGCCTACAGCAGCCACCATCTGTGGCAACACCGCAGCAACTGAAGGCGTACTATCCAGCACCCGGCCGCCGTGGTTAGAGACGACAATGCCCTCACAGCCCAACGTTACAGCTCGTTTAGCATCTTCCGCATGCATTAGTCCTTTGATCAGCAAAGGAATTTTCATCTGTTGCCGCAACCAAGCGACATCTTCCCACGTCGGCGCTTGTGTCATCCAGCCATCGAACACTTGGCTTTGGCCGGGTTTAATGGGCTGCATGGTCAATGGCTGTGCTAAATTCACCGCAGAAACACCGGCAGGTAAATCAATCAATGCCTGCTTCACCGGGGCATCCACAGTAAAAATAATCGCACTTGCTCCAGCCGCCAACGCTTTGTTTAACAACACTGCAGTGGCTTCACGGCTGCCTTGCCAATAAAGTTGAAACCACAGAGGCTGTTGCGCCTGTTTAATGATCTCTTCCACCGGCTGGCTGGCCAGACTACTCACCATCATCTGTCCTTGCTGGGCATTACAGGCCACGGCAGTGCCGATTTCACCATCGGGATGAAACAGTTTCTGGTATGCCACAGGTGCCAGCATAATAGGATGTGCCCACTGCTCACCGAATAACTCGCATTGCGTACTTGGGAGATGCAATGCCTGTAAAGGACGTGGAAGCAGCTTTTTGGCTTGCCACCCGGCTTCATTGCTTTGCAGTTGAGCACCAAGGCCAGCATCAGATTGCAGGTAGTGCCAGATATTCGCAGGGAGCTTGGTTTGCGCCTGCTGCGCAAAAAAGGGTAACAAGGGTAAGGATTGCATGTGCTTACAACGCCCACTGACGCAACAGATTATGGTAAATGCCGGTCAATTGCACCACCTCTGGTGTTTCACCATGTTGCTGCCGCAACCTGACCAGTGCCATATCCATATCAAACAACATACGCCGATGTGCCGCATCGCGTACCATGCTCTGGATAAACATAAAGCTGGCCAACCGTTCACCACGTATCACAGGCGTCACCGCATGCACGGAACTGGAAGGGTAAATCACAATAGCACCGGCTTTAAGCTTGATGCGTTGGTCACCAAACACATCCTGAACCACCAGCTCACCGCCTTCATACTCATCAGGATCGTTAAAAAACAAAGTGGCTGAGACATCCGCACGCACCCGCGCAGTGCCATCCGGCATGCTGCGCATGGCGCTGTCGACATGAAACCCGTAATGGTTGGTTTCGCCGGAATATCGGTTCACAAACGGCGGCAAAATTTTGTCTGGCAGGGCAGCAGAAAAAAATAAAGGATCGCGATGCAATGCCTGCAACACGATCCTGCGAATTTGATCCAGCAACGGATCCAGTTCGGCCAGTTGCTGGTTATTTTTGACTTGTGCTGCCTGCGTACCGGCGGTACTGCGTCCATCTACCCATTGCGCCTGTTTAAGCAGGCCTCGGATAGTCGTTAACTCTTCTTTAAGCAATACATCCGGTAACGTCAGCAGCAAATCAACTCCTAGAACTTATACTCAGTGGTCACAATCGCTTGACGACGGTTACCTGGTGTCACCAAACCACCGTTGTCATACACTGCGTCATAATACTCTTTATCCAGCAAGTTTTTGACATTCAGCCGCACAGCCCATTTGGGTTGTTCATACGATGCCATCAGGTCTACCCGCGCATAACCGGGGGCGGAGTTTGGGTTGAAATGGCCACCGACAAAGGATCCGCTTAAGTTGGCCGAGCCAGGTTGATAGGCATAGCGCTCGCCTTTGGCCTCGATCCCCCCACCAATTTTCCAGGCATCCGTTAATGCATAGGTCGTCCAAATATTTAAGGTACCGATAGGTGTATTTCGCGCACGCTGCCCCTCCACCCGTGCATCTGCATAACTATACACGTTACCGGCAGCGACGTTTTGAGCAGCTTTGATTACGCGCGCATCCAATAATGCAATACCGGCAAATACATCCCAGCGGTCAGTGACTTTACCAGTGACCTCTATTTCAACACCATTCGTCCGACGTTTCCGGGTGAGAATTGCGGATGTTGCCTCAAGGTCAGTGTTTCGCTCCCAGTATTTAGTGGTAGTAAATAAAGCAGTTCGCACTGCCAGATCACCGTCCATAAATAGCCATTTTGAACCAACTTCAAATGTCTTGCTACGCTCTGGATCTTGTGGCACCACAGTCAACTGGTAGAGATCAGCGGTCGGGCTGAAAGAATCACTCCATGTAGCGTAATAGTGTCTGTCTGGATTCGGCTGCCATGACAACCCGGTACGGTAACTGTTTTCACCATAGCTGAGTTTTGGTGAAGTCGCACTGGTATATTTTGAATGCAGCTCATCGCGCCGCACCCCTGCTAACGCAGTCCAGTTAGGCACGAACTCAACACTATCCTGAACATATAGTGCATAGTTATCTGCGTTAAAAGAGTTTTGCAGATTGCCTTTGGCATGTCTTTCATACAATGCGCCACCTGTGGGATCCAGATCGGTCAGCAATCGACGGACAGAGTCTTCTTTTAGGTACTCCACCCCCGACAGCAAAGCATGCTTCATACCGGCCAATTCAAACTTGGTAATGAAGTCAGACTGCAGATTTAAGGTTTCATAATTCAAATAGCGCGCTACGTTACCGCCGGCACTGCCGCTAAATGTTGGCATTGCAGGAGTTGCACCTGTTGGTGGTGTTTTAGCCCAAAATGCTCTGTTATATGTGCCACTACGGAGCTGAGTTCTCACTTGAGTATCTTCAGAAAACTTGTGGGTGAAGATCGCAGTCGTCACACGTGTGTCACTGTCGTCAAAGTTACGGTTATCTCCCCAGAAAGTTTTATCACTAGCGCCTGTTGAAGAACTATTGAGTGGGTGCGTACCCGAGAAACGAACACCAAAATCCGGCACATCCCGCGTTTGGGTGTAAATGTGGTTCAGGAAGAATTCGTTCTCAGTCCCGATACCAGCGCCAAAACTGATAGCCACCCCTTTACGGTCAAAAGATGGACGGTCGCCTGTGGTCGGGTTTTTACGGTAGGTTTCTTCGTACCTATCCATCAAGTTGACGCGAATCGCAGCCGTTTCTGTTAGCTGCTTGTTAAAGTCACCCGTAAACTGGTGATAATCGTACTCACCTAGGCTACCAGTCACGACATTTTTATCACGTAACTCGGCCATCTTACTTACCTGATTGATAACGCCACCGGCCTGACCACGACCGAACAGCATGGCGGCTGAGCCACGCAATACATCCACCTGCTCCAGGTTAAATGTTTC contains the following coding sequences:
- a CDS encoding ABC transporter permease, with protein sequence MFSAMLGEAWHAMGANRLRTFLTMLGMVIGVSAVVLMMAIGQGAEASVKRSISAMGSHLFVVLSGPPRMGGARTATGNAPSLNVRDANAMSELYGVVGVAPVTMGKGQVVYASNNWNTDIIGTTPEYMDIRGWSLFAGYPFSSSDTRSATRVALLGKTVVQNLFGEEDVDPVGKTIRINQRPFVVLGVLDSKGQTLDGRDQDDTIIVPLTTAQRKLFGNQLPGTVRQIMVQAESDNMMGMVEDALNSLLNQRHNIREGADSDFSVRNLTAIANSAAETARTMSLLLGAIASVSLLVGGIGIMNIMLVSVTERTREIGIRMAIGARERDILMQFLLEAIMISIVGCLIGIVIGVSGAILVSVFTQAEVIISSASVLIAFSVAASIGVFFGFYPAKKAARLNPIEALRYQ
- a CDS encoding GspE/PulE family protein, which translates into the protein MNSPAPFSIPKSLDSLRLGDLLRMLVSDGRIDKAWAEKLHQDRKRDSSKVHPIIIVAEQKWPDQRQSSQLLTVDSLSRYVADKAKVAYYQIDPLKLDFSAAAQIVSQAYAERLRIMPITVKDGVATIATADPFHQEWLHDLERMLKLRIEVVMVNPLDLQRYLPEVYQLSAAIQSANAAKAGQIVGVQNFEQLIELGKDRQLDANEQHVVNIVDWLFKYAFEQRASDIHLEPRRQMGLMRFRIDGVLHQVYQLPSNIMNAITSRIKLLGRMDMVEKRRPQDGRVKTVGTDGKEIELRLSTMPTAFGEKLVMRIFKPDILVQDFQLLGFSKRQSEQWAQWTHQPNGIILVTGPTGSGKTTTLYTTLKQLATDEVNVCTVEDPIEMIEPAFNQMQVTQNIGLGFAEGIRTLMRQDPDIIMVGEIRDQETADMAIQAALTGHLVLSTLHTNDAPSAVTRLLDLGVPAYLIHSSLLGIMAQRLVRTLCPHCKTEDEISDEQWASVTQPFKAKKPAKTMKAVGCKECRQTGYRGRTGIYEMLTLTPALRKLITPETDLLQLRQAATQAGMQPLMLNGAEKIAAGLTTVEEVLKVAPPIEMD
- the nadC gene encoding carboxylating nicotinate-nucleotide diphosphorylase, producing MTHSMPDQPFPPYINDSLIAEQVRAALAEDMGNGDLTAALIPVGTQATASIISREQAIICGCAWVEQCFKQLDPTIQLTWLVKEGDRVEANQALVNIQGNARAMLSAERPALNFLQTLSAVSTHTRRYVDAIAGLPTQILDTRKTLPGLRLAQKYAVLTGGGANQRLALYDGILIKENHIAAAGSIAAVLAAAFAMGSTSNIQIEVENLDELQQALGAGATSILLDNFTLEDLRQAVAINQKRALLEASGNVDLTTVRAIAETGVDRISIGALTKHIQAVDLSMRIQMKL
- a CDS encoding glutathione S-transferase family protein, with the protein product MQLLYTVNSPYARKVRIVAIEKHVDLTLTEVVLSAPDCPVSQHNPLGKVPVLVLDDGEALYDSRVIVEYLDHRTPVAHLIPQDHSAKIKVRRWEALADGICDAAVAVMLEQRKPDAQQSAAWIEKQFAKVTAGLTALDEDLLKKKWCVNETFSLADIALGTTLGYIDLRFKNAKWEGKYWQEKFPNLAKHYGVLVKRPSFKQTLPQP
- a CDS encoding ABC transporter ATP-binding protein translates to MQQAVISVNHLYKAYQTAAGDFPVLKGVNFQVLTGDYVAIMGPSGSGKSTFMNILGCLDMPSAGSYVLDGYAVATMSADQVAKVRNQTIGFVFQGFNLLARASLLDNVALPLVYAGVSNEERHARARVLLEKVGLSKHMHSHPNQISGGQQQRVAIARALVNQPRLILADEPTGNLDSTTSEEIMAIFDGLNQEGITIVLVTHETDIAEHAKRQVRFLDGKIVQDTGARALSADNANV